The following are encoded together in the Candidatus Delongbacteria bacterium genome:
- the rplE gene encoding 50S ribosomal protein L5 encodes MQRVKKKYLEEVRSNLKEKFNYSSIMQVPKIEKIVLNMGLGDAIKDSKILDAAVEELGLMSGQKPATAKAKRSVSNFKLRQGMKIGAYVTLRDEKMYEFYERLVTIVMPRIRDFSGMSTKSFDGRGNFNFGIKEQTVFPEIKFDSVIKANGLNITIVTSANTDEEGIALLKELDFPFKK; translated from the coding sequence ATGCAAAGAGTTAAAAAGAAATATCTTGAAGAGGTTAGATCCAATCTGAAAGAAAAATTCAACTACTCATCTATTATGCAAGTACCAAAAATTGAGAAGATAGTTCTCAATATGGGGTTGGGAGATGCGATCAAAGACTCAAAAATTCTTGACGCTGCAGTAGAAGAGTTGGGTTTGATGAGCGGTCAGAAGCCTGCAACAGCTAAAGCTAAAAGATCTGTGTCTAACTTCAAGCTAAGACAAGGGATGAAAATAGGTGCTTACGTAACTCTTCGTGATGAAAAAATGTACGAGTTTTACGAAAGACTTGTAACGATAGTTATGCCTCGTATCAGAGACTTTAGCGGTATGTCTACAAAATCATTTGATGGAAGAGGAAATTTTAATTTTGGTATCAAAGAACAGACTGTTTTCCCTGAAATCAAATTCGACAGTGTAATTAAGGCTAATGGACTCAATATCACTATTGTGACATCTGCTAACACAGATGAAGAGGGAATCGCACTTTTAAAAGAATTGGACTTCCCGTTTAAAAAATAA
- a CDS encoding 50S ribosomal protein L18 → MNKKPKLKKVAARIRRKKHVRRNLFGVAEMPRLSVFRSNCHIYAQIINDNDGNTIVSCNSNMKEIKSMIDSNENIKTKTDIATLIGEELAKKALAANISAIVFDRNGYLYHGRVKALAEGARKGGLKF, encoded by the coding sequence ATGAACAAAAAACCTAAACTTAAAAAAGTAGCTGCAAGAATAAGAAGAAAAAAGCACGTTCGTAGAAACTTATTTGGTGTGGCAGAGATGCCAAGACTAAGTGTTTTTAGATCAAATTGTCACATCTATGCTCAGATCATAAATGACAATGATGGTAACACTATCGTAAGTTGCAATAGCAATATGAAAGAAATTAAGTCAATGATAGATTCTAACGAAAATATTAAGACTAAAACTGATATTGCTACTTTGATAGGTGAAGAACTTGCTAAGAAGGCACTTGCAGCAAATATTAGTGCCATTGTATTTGATCGTAATGGTTACCTATACCATGGTAGAGTAAAAGCTCTTGCAGAAGGTGCAAGAAAAGGTGGACTTAAATTCTAA
- the rplF gene encoding 50S ribosomal protein L6: protein MSRIGKKPVSIPKGVTVEITGNHISAKGPKGTLGMAFTDYVTINVENEEIIVARKNEEKFSKAIHGTTRALISNIVTGVSEGFVKELILHGVGYKMEVSGNYLILSLGYSHPIYVMIPQGITAEATQPVSNTSSLKLSGINKELLGMFASKIRSLRKPEPYKGKGLRYKDERIIRKAGKAAKKK from the coding sequence GTGTCAAGAATAGGAAAAAAACCTGTAAGCATCCCTAAAGGAGTTACAGTTGAAATTACGGGAAATCATATCTCTGCAAAAGGACCAAAAGGAACTTTAGGTATGGCATTTACCGACTACGTTACTATAAACGTAGAAAATGAAGAAATAATTGTTGCCAGAAAAAATGAAGAAAAATTTTCCAAAGCCATACATGGTACTACAAGAGCTTTAATTAGCAATATAGTAACAGGGGTTTCTGAAGGTTTTGTAAAAGAACTTATTCTTCATGGAGTTGGTTACAAAATGGAAGTATCCGGTAATTATTTGATACTTTCTCTTGGCTATTCACACCCTATTTATGTTATGATTCCACAAGGAATCACAGCTGAAGCAACTCAACCGGTAAGTAATACTTCATCTTTGAAGTTAAGCGGTATCAATAAAGAATTGCTTGGTATGTTTGCTTCTAAAATCAGAAGTCTTAGAAAACCAGAACCTTACAAAGGTAAAGGTCTAAGATATAAAGATGAAAGAATTATAAGAAAAGCTGGTAAAGCTGCTAAGAAGAAGTAA
- the rpsE gene encoding 30S ribosomal protein S5, which produces MAKIVKDDAPQFIEKVVKLNRVTKVVKGGKNFSFNAIVVVGDGNGRVGHGLGKALEVTDAIAKGIEEAKKNLISVNFTSAQTVPHEIEAKFGAAKVLLKPAAAGTGIIAGGVVRAVLECAGYHNILSKSKGSSNAHNIVKATIEGLKSIKSENEFLKSRGISREKLYN; this is translated from the coding sequence TTGGCAAAAATTGTAAAAGATGATGCTCCTCAGTTCATAGAAAAAGTTGTTAAACTGAACCGTGTTACAAAAGTTGTAAAAGGTGGTAAAAACTTCAGTTTTAATGCGATTGTAGTTGTTGGTGATGGAAACGGACGTGTTGGTCATGGACTAGGGAAAGCACTTGAAGTAACTGATGCAATTGCAAAAGGTATTGAAGAAGCTAAGAAAAATTTAATAAGTGTAAATTTTACTTCCGCTCAAACTGTACCTCATGAAATTGAAGCTAAATTTGGAGCAGCAAAAGTTCTTCTTAAACCTGCTGCAGCTGGTACTGGTATTATTGCCGGTGGGGTTGTAAGAGCGGTTTTAGAATGTGCGGGATATCACAATATCCTTTCAAAATCTAAAGGAAGTTCCAACGCCCACAATATTGTTAAGGCGACTATTGAAGGTTTAAAGAGCATCAAAAGTGAAAATGAATTCCTAAAATCAAGAGGAATCTCAAGAGAAAAACTTTACAACTAA
- the rpsC gene encoding 30S ribosomal protein S3 codes for MGQKVNPIGIRIGVNKTWNSLWFDEKNYAEKLEEDLKIRKFLRTRLQDAAISKIGIERKPKELIVSIHTAKPGIIIGRKGLEIEKIKEELKMVFNQNIKIYINEIKRPELDAYLVAEGIARMLEKRVNFRRAMKKAMDSALKSNAQGIKISCSGRLGGADMARVEGYSKGRVPLHTLRSDIDYANCEAHTPYGRIGVKVWICKGEKFTYLKK; via the coding sequence TTGGGTCAAAAAGTTAATCCTATCGGAATCAGAATAGGTGTAAACAAAACATGGAACTCCCTCTGGTTTGATGAAAAAAATTATGCTGAGAAATTAGAGGAAGATTTAAAAATTAGAAAGTTCCTTAGAACAAGACTTCAAGATGCTGCGATTTCAAAAATAGGTATCGAAAGAAAGCCAAAGGAACTTATCGTTTCTATACATACAGCTAAGCCTGGTATAATCATTGGTCGTAAAGGACTTGAGATTGAGAAAATCAAAGAAGAATTAAAAATGGTTTTCAATCAAAATATCAAGATCTATATCAATGAGATTAAAAGACCAGAACTAGATGCATATCTTGTTGCAGAAGGAATAGCAAGAATGCTAGAAAAAAGGGTAAATTTTAGAAGAGCCATGAAAAAAGCCATGGATTCAGCATTAAAGTCAAACGCTCAAGGTATTAAAATTTCTTGTAGTGGTAGACTTGGTGGAGCTGATATGGCTAGGGTAGAGGGATACAGTAAAGGTAGAGTACCTCTTCATACCCTAAGATCTGATATAGACTATGCTAATTGTGAAGCTCATACACCATACGGCAGAATCGGTGTTAAAGTCTGGATCTGTAAAGGCGAAAAATTTACTTACCTGAAAAAATAA
- the rpsD gene encoding 30S ribosomal protein S4 yields MARDFTPRGKICRKYGENLFGLPKFDRILQRKPYKPGQHGPMSKRGKLSEYAIQLREKQKAKYVYGLLEKQFRSVYDKAKKDTGITGENLIIRLECRLDTLVHRLGFAPSQRAARQMVSHKHVMVNGTNVNIPSFTVKPGDKIALRERSKKLEFIHESMKNISEAPLPYLRLDKANMVGELTEKPRREEIPVKINEQLIIELYSK; encoded by the coding sequence ATGGCAAGAGATTTTACTCCAAGAGGTAAAATTTGTAGAAAATACGGAGAGAACTTATTCGGGTTGCCGAAATTCGATAGAATTCTGCAGAGAAAACCATACAAGCCAGGTCAGCATGGACCTATGAGTAAAAGAGGTAAATTGAGTGAGTATGCTATCCAACTAAGAGAAAAGCAAAAAGCGAAATATGTTTACGGTCTTTTAGAGAAACAATTTAGATCAGTTTATGATAAAGCTAAAAAAGACACTGGTATTACTGGTGAAAACCTTATCATAAGACTTGAATGTAGATTAGATACTCTTGTACACAGACTTGGTTTTGCACCAAGTCAAAGAGCTGCTAGACAGATGGTTTCACATAAGCATGTTATGGTTAATGGAACTAATGTAAATATTCCTTCGTTTACAGTAAAACCTGGGGATAAAATAGCTCTAAGAGAGAGATCAAAAAAATTGGAATTCATTCACGAAAGCATGAAAAATATCAGCGAAGCTCCACTACCATACTTAAGACTTGACAAAGCTAATATGGTTGGAGAACTTACTGAAAAGCCTAGAAGAGAAGAAATTCCAGTGAAAATTAATGAGCAGTTAATTATCGAGCTTTACTCTAAGTAA
- the rpsQ gene encoding 30S ribosomal protein S17 translates to MERKNLKKTRVGIVVSDKQDKTITVLVERMVKHPIYKKYYKQSKKLHAHDAENTCNEGDKVKVMETKKFSKTKTWRLVEVVERKK, encoded by the coding sequence ATGGAAAGAAAGAACTTAAAAAAGACCCGTGTCGGAATAGTGGTAAGCGATAAGCAGGATAAGACTATAACAGTTCTTGTAGAAAGGATGGTAAAACATCCTATCTATAAGAAGTACTACAAACAGTCTAAAAAACTTCATGCTCATGATGCAGAAAACACTTGTAATGAGGGTGACAAGGTCAAAGTTATGGAAACGAAAAAATTCAGTAAGACAAAAACTTGGCGTCTTGTTGAAGTAGTTGAGCGTAAAAAATAA
- a CDS encoding type Z 30S ribosomal protein S14: MAKKSMVAKAKKINKFQVRQYNRCNRCGRPRGYMNEFGICRICFRQLAAAGELTGVRKASW, translated from the coding sequence ATGGCAAAAAAGTCTATGGTAGCCAAAGCTAAAAAAATTAACAAGTTCCAGGTACGTCAGTATAACAGATGTAACAGATGCGGAAGACCTAGAGGTTACATGAATGAGTTTGGTATCTGCAGAATTTGTTTCAGACAATTGGCTGCTGCTGGAGAATTAACTGGTGTAAGAAAAGCTAGTTGGTAG
- the rpsH gene encoding 30S ribosomal protein S8, with the protein MTMTDPVADLLTRIRNAAKAKHKYVDIPASNLKRKIVKILLDEAYVEKYYNIRDTKQGILRVYLKYDVYGNSVINEIKRVSKPGLRVYASVDKLPRVKNNFGIAIMTTSKGVISNKTAKKMNVGGEVLCSVW; encoded by the coding sequence ATGACGATGACTGATCCAGTTGCCGACTTGTTAACCAGAATCAGAAACGCTGCAAAAGCAAAACATAAATATGTTGATATTCCGGCATCAAATTTAAAAAGAAAAATTGTTAAGATATTACTTGACGAAGCTTATGTTGAAAAATACTACAACATTAGAGACACAAAACAAGGTATCTTAAGGGTTTATCTAAAATATGATGTGTATGGAAACAGCGTTATTAACGAGATTAAACGTGTTAGTAAGCCAGGTTTGAGAGTTTACGCAAGTGTTGACAAGCTGCCAAGAGTGAAAAACAACTTCGGTATCGCTATTATGACAACATCAAAAGGTGTTATCAGTAACAAAACTGCGAAAAAGATGAATGTTGGTGGTGAAGTACTTTGTAGTGTTTGGTAA
- the infA gene encoding translation initiation factor IF-1, producing the protein MAKSNTIEAEGVIKEIFPNATFKVELENGHVINAHVSGKMRMHYIKMVPGDRVKVELSPYDLTKGRIIYRNR; encoded by the coding sequence ATGGCAAAAAGTAATACTATTGAAGCTGAAGGCGTAATTAAAGAGATATTTCCAAACGCTACCTTCAAAGTAGAACTGGAAAATGGCCATGTTATTAATGCCCATGTCTCCGGTAAAATGAGAATGCACTATATAAAAATGGTTCCTGGCGACAGGGTTAAAGTTGAACTTTCGCCTTATGATTTGACTAAAGGCAGAATCATTTACAGGAATAGATAA
- a CDS encoding 50S ribosomal protein L24, which produces MKVVKNDKVRVITGNHAGKEGVVRLVLKEKNKVVVEGVNIAKKHVKPNQFNQTGGIVEKEMPIHVSNVMVVCPSCGKAARIGKKRDEDGSVTRYCKACSKSL; this is translated from the coding sequence ATGAAAGTAGTTAAAAACGACAAAGTAAGAGTGATTACGGGCAACCATGCGGGTAAAGAAGGCGTTGTAAGACTTGTACTGAAAGAAAAAAACAAAGTTGTTGTTGAGGGTGTTAATATTGCAAAGAAGCATGTTAAGCCAAATCAGTTCAATCAGACAGGTGGGATTGTCGAAAAAGAGATGCCTATACACGTTTCAAATGTAATGGTTGTTTGTCCTAGTTGCGGTAAAGCGGCTAGAATCGGTAAAAAACGTGATGAAGACGGCAGTGTTACAAGATATTGCAAAGCTTGCAGTAAGTCTTTGTAA
- the rplP gene encoding 50S ribosomal protein L16: protein MLMPKKVKRRKVQKNVQRGFAYRGSTIDFGDFGLKSLDHAWITSRQIEAARIAITRTMKRGGKLWIRIFPDKPITKKPAETRMGKGKGAPEYWVAVIKPGKILFEVQGVGEDVARKALTLASNKLPIKTKFCSRNEYGE, encoded by the coding sequence ATGTTAATGCCAAAAAAAGTTAAAAGAAGAAAAGTTCAAAAGAACGTTCAAAGAGGATTTGCTTACAGAGGAAGCACTATAGATTTTGGTGATTTCGGTCTGAAATCTTTGGATCACGCCTGGATTACTTCAAGACAGATAGAGGCTGCCAGGATCGCAATTACCAGAACCATGAAAAGGGGTGGTAAGCTTTGGATTAGAATATTCCCGGATAAACCAATCACAAAGAAACCAGCTGAAACTAGGATGGGTAAAGGTAAGGGAGCTCCGGAATACTGGGTAGCAGTTATTAAACCAGGTAAGATTCTTTTTGAAGTACAAGGTGTCGGAGAAGATGTAGCTAGGAAGGCTCTTACACTAGCATCAAACAAGCTTCCTATCAAAACCAAATTCTGTAGTAGAAACGAGTATGGAGAATAG
- the rplO gene encoding 50S ribosomal protein L15 — protein sequence MKINELAPNEGQHKAKTRVGRGPGSKGKTSGRGEKGQKSRSGYSRKMYHEGGQTPMTRRLPKVGFNNIFKIQYNEINIEVLNRLEEDVITPEVLKSKGLININRKVKILGNGEINKAKEVHAHAFTKSAVDKISQANGKVVEL from the coding sequence ATTAAAATCAATGAGCTAGCTCCGAATGAGGGGCAACATAAGGCTAAAACCAGAGTTGGACGTGGACCAGGATCAAAGGGTAAAACTAGTGGTCGTGGTGAGAAAGGTCAAAAATCAAGATCTGGTTACAGCAGGAAGATGTATCATGAGGGTGGTCAAACACCTATGACAAGAAGGCTTCCAAAAGTTGGATTTAACAATATCTTTAAGATTCAATACAATGAAATTAACATTGAAGTGTTGAATAGACTTGAAGAAGATGTTATAACTCCAGAAGTTTTAAAAAGTAAAGGTCTGATCAACATTAACAGAAAAGTAAAAATTCTTGGTAATGGAGAGATTAATAAGGCCAAAGAAGTTCACGCACACGCTTTCACAAAAAGTGCAGTGGATAAAATCAGTCAAGCTAACGGAAAAGTTGTAGAATTATGA
- the rpmC gene encoding 50S ribosomal protein L29 encodes MKISEIMELSVEELKAKLIESENDLNDLKFKHSLKQLENPLSIRNLRRDIARIKTVLTQKGERV; translated from the coding sequence ATGAAAATTAGTGAAATTATGGAACTAAGTGTAGAAGAGCTTAAAGCCAAGTTAATTGAATCAGAAAATGATTTAAACGATCTGAAATTCAAGCACTCTCTGAAACAACTTGAAAACCCACTTTCTATTAGAAATTTGAGAAGAGATATTGCCAGAATAAAGACAGTATTGACACAGAAGGGTGAAAGAGTATAA
- a CDS encoding adenylate kinase encodes MNLLLLGAPGAGKGSQAKLLESKGLIQVSTGDLLRNAIKAGTESGKKASEFMKRGELVPDEIIMAIINDRLSSDDCKNGVIFDGFPRNIAQAESLDKLLKNLGTKLDYVLNIVVPFEKITSRLTARRLCQNCGQDYNMITNPPKSDDCEKCGGKIIQRPDDNEETISNRLEVYKKSTEPLITYYEKVGNLKNVDGDREISVIYEEICEIIK; translated from the coding sequence ATGAATCTGCTTCTTTTAGGTGCACCAGGTGCTGGGAAAGGTAGCCAAGCAAAATTGCTTGAATCAAAAGGATTGATCCAAGTATCTACTGGAGATCTTTTAAGAAATGCAATCAAAGCTGGAACTGAATCAGGTAAAAAAGCATCTGAATTCATGAAACGTGGTGAGTTAGTACCTGATGAGATTATAATGGCAATTATAAATGACAGATTATCTTCTGATGATTGTAAAAATGGAGTTATATTTGATGGTTTTCCAAGAAATATCGCTCAAGCTGAGTCTTTAGATAAATTGTTAAAGAATCTAGGTACTAAGTTAGATTATGTTTTGAACATAGTCGTACCTTTCGAAAAGATAACTTCCAGATTAACAGCTAGAAGATTATGTCAGAATTGTGGTCAAGACTACAATATGATAACTAATCCTCCAAAGTCTGATGACTGTGAAAAATGTGGTGGAAAGATTATTCAGAGACCAGATGATAATGAAGAGACTATATCCAATAGGTTAGAAGTCTATAAAAAATCAACTGAGCCTCTTATTACGTACTATGAAAAAGTAGGTAATTTGAAAAATGTTGACGGTGACAGAGAGATCTCCGTAATTTACGAAGAAATCTGTGAAATTATTAAGTAG
- the rpmD gene encoding 50S ribosomal protein L30, with protein sequence MLKVKLVKSMIGSKAKIKSNLFALGLRKMQQVKEHKDCPQIRGMIFKVKHLVCVEEV encoded by the coding sequence ATGTTAAAAGTAAAGCTTGTTAAAAGTATGATAGGATCAAAAGCAAAAATTAAAAGTAATCTTTTTGCTCTAGGTCTTAGAAAAATGCAACAAGTTAAAGAACACAAAGATTGCCCTCAGATTAGAGGTATGATTTTCAAAGTAAAACACCTTGTCTGTGTAGAAGAAGTTTAA
- the rpsM gene encoding 30S ribosomal protein S13, with protein MARIAGVDLPRNKRVEIGLTYIYGVGRSRSKEILGKVKVDLDKKIKDLTEQELDDIRKVVVNEYVIEGDLRTEIKLAIKRLMDLGCYRGIRHRKSLPVNGQRTKTNARTRKGKKKAAIKNKK; from the coding sequence TTGGCACGTATTGCAGGTGTTGACTTACCAAGAAATAAAAGAGTTGAAATTGGATTGACCTATATCTATGGAGTAGGACGTTCAAGATCAAAAGAGATTCTTGGAAAAGTTAAGGTTGACCTTGATAAAAAGATTAAGGATCTTACAGAACAAGAATTAGACGACATCAGAAAAGTAGTCGTTAATGAATATGTGATCGAGGGTGATCTTAGAACTGAAATTAAGCTTGCTATCAAGAGATTGATGGACTTAGGATGCTACAGAGGTATTAGACACAGAAAAAGTTTACCTGTTAATGGACAGAGAACTAAAACTAATGCCCGTACACGTAAAGGAAAGAAAAAAGCTGCTATTAAAAATAAAAAGTAG
- the rpsK gene encoding 30S ribosomal protein S11 — protein sequence MAVTRKKKLKKKEKVESVGVAHIKATFNNTIVCLTDNYGNVINWSSGGKVGNKGSKKNTAFASSTAMDSIAKEAMGLGLKKVHVIVKGPGAGRESAIRALNAAGIEIMSIKDITPVPHNGCRPKKARRI from the coding sequence TTGGCTGTAACAAGAAAGAAAAAGCTGAAGAAAAAGGAAAAAGTAGAATCAGTAGGTGTTGCACACATTAAAGCTACTTTTAATAATACTATTGTTTGCCTTACTGACAATTATGGTAATGTAATCAACTGGTCAAGTGGTGGAAAGGTTGGTAACAAAGGTTCTAAGAAAAATACTGCCTTTGCATCTTCAACTGCAATGGATTCAATAGCAAAAGAAGCTATGGGTCTTGGTCTGAAAAAAGTTCATGTCATTGTTAAAGGACCTGGAGCTGGTAGAGAATCAGCTATCAGAGCACTTAATGCTGCCGGTATCGAAATTATGTCGATTAAAGATATTACGCCGGTTCCTCACAATGGATGCAGACCTAAAAAAGCAAGAAGAATATAA
- the rpmJ gene encoding 50S ribosomal protein L36 codes for MKVRASVKKICENCKIIKRNGVVRVICTIKKHKQRQG; via the coding sequence ATGAAAGTTAGAGCTTCGGTAAAAAAGATCTGTGAAAATTGCAAAATTATCAAGAGAAACGGTGTGGTAAGAGTTATTTGTACAATTAAAAAGCATAAGCAAAGACAAGGCTAA
- the rplN gene encoding 50S ribosomal protein L14, which translates to MIQEGTILTVADNTGAKTMMCFRVLGGSKKRYAGIGDVIVCAVKSAVTGGSVKKGEVVKAVVVRTAKELRRADGSYIRFDQNAAVILDAKGEVKGSRIFGPVARELRDKNYMKIVSLAPEVL; encoded by the coding sequence ATGATTCAAGAAGGAACAATTCTTACAGTAGCCGACAACACAGGAGCCAAAACTATGATGTGTTTCCGAGTTCTAGGTGGATCTAAAAAAAGATATGCCGGAATTGGAGATGTAATTGTATGTGCAGTTAAATCCGCTGTAACAGGCGGATCTGTTAAAAAGGGCGAAGTTGTTAAGGCTGTAGTGGTAAGAACTGCAAAAGAACTAAGAAGGGCAGACGGATCTTATATTAGATTTGATCAAAACGCTGCCGTGATCCTTGATGCTAAAGGTGAAGTCAAAGGATCTAGGATATTCGGTCCTGTAGCCAGAGAGCTTAGAGACAAGAATTATATGAAAATTGTGTCTCTGGCACCAGAAGTATTATAA
- the secY gene encoding preprotein translocase subunit SecY — MIEKLQTVFKIPELRKKIIFTLLILFICRVGVHIPLPGIDVTALSYHFSQAQNSLFGMFDMFTGGAFSNAAIFALGIMPYISASIIIQLLGTVFPTIAKMQKDEEGRKKITQYTRYGTVLLSAAQAYGVSVLLVSMNSSGVMVVPNPGLFFQIMTMLILSTGTVIMMWLGEQITLKGIGQGISLIITLGIVARFPQAVLEEVVQLQNNNREIIIEILLWVGMLGAIAAVVALTQALRKISVHYAKRQIAGRVQGGQASFLPIKLNIAGVMPIIFAQSIMFVPSTMAQLMPEESPVREFILNIFAYHSYSYMAIYVLVIVFFTYFYTAIAFNTEDISNNLKQGNGFIPGLKPGKETSDYLDFVVSRITLPGSLFLAVIAIMPNLVVNFFPGVSYNLASFFGGTGLIIIVGVALDTLAKIESYLLMHHYDGFLSTGKLQGRRS; from the coding sequence ATGATCGAAAAATTACAGACCGTATTCAAGATACCTGAACTAAGAAAAAAGATTATATTTACTCTTTTAATCCTTTTCATCTGTAGGGTTGGTGTACATATCCCGTTGCCGGGGATAGATGTAACAGCTTTAAGTTATCATTTCAGCCAAGCTCAAAATTCGTTGTTTGGTATGTTTGATATGTTTACTGGAGGAGCTTTCTCAAATGCAGCAATTTTTGCATTGGGGATTATGCCCTACATCTCTGCTTCCATTATAATACAATTATTAGGAACGGTGTTTCCAACTATTGCAAAAATGCAAAAAGATGAAGAGGGAAGAAAAAAGATTACTCAATACACCAGATATGGAACAGTACTTTTATCTGCAGCTCAAGCTTATGGAGTTTCTGTATTGTTGGTGAGTATGAATTCTTCAGGAGTTATGGTAGTACCTAATCCTGGTCTCTTCTTTCAGATTATGACAATGTTAATCTTGTCTACAGGTACTGTAATTATGATGTGGCTTGGTGAACAGATCACTTTGAAGGGTATTGGTCAGGGAATATCCCTGATCATTACTCTTGGTATTGTGGCAAGATTTCCACAAGCTGTACTAGAGGAAGTTGTTCAATTACAGAATAATAATAGAGAGATAATTATTGAGATCCTACTTTGGGTAGGTATGCTTGGTGCGATTGCTGCTGTAGTAGCTTTAACTCAAGCATTGAGAAAAATTAGTGTTCACTATGCAAAAAGACAAATTGCTGGTAGAGTACAAGGTGGTCAGGCATCTTTTCTACCAATTAAATTGAATATCGCAGGTGTAATGCCTATTATTTTTGCTCAATCAATAATGTTTGTACCAAGTACAATGGCTCAGTTAATGCCAGAAGAAAGTCCTGTACGTGAATTTATTTTAAATATTTTCGCATATCACAGCTATTCTTATATGGCAATATACGTTCTTGTAATTGTATTCTTTACTTACTTTTATACAGCTATTGCTTTCAATACAGAGGATATTAGTAATAATCTAAAACAAGGTAATGGTTTTATACCAGGTTTAAAACCCGGAAAAGAAACATCTGATTATTTAGATTTTGTTGTAAGCAGAATAACATTACCAGGTTCTCTATTTTTAGCAGTGATAGCAATTATGCCAAATCTTGTGGTTAATTTCTTTCCAGGTGTATCTTATAATTTAGCTTCATTCTTTGGCGGTACTGGTCTAATCATTATCGTTGGTGTTGCTTTAGATACATTAGCTAAGATAGAGTCGTATCTTCTTATGCATCATTATGACGGATTTTTATCTACTGGAAAACTTCAAGGAAGGAGATCTTAA
- the rpsS gene encoding 30S ribosomal protein S19, translating to MPRSVKKGPFVDEHLFNKVEKLNETKKKEVIKTWSRRSTIFPEFIGHTISVHNGKHFIPVYITENHVGHKLGEFSLTRTYRGHVDKKSEKASKKK from the coding sequence ATGCCAAGATCAGTTAAAAAAGGTCCATTTGTCGATGAGCATTTGTTTAATAAAGTTGAAAAACTTAATGAAACAAAAAAGAAAGAAGTTATCAAGACTTGGTCTAGAAGATCAACTATCTTTCCTGAATTCATCGGTCATACAATATCTGTGCATAATGGAAAGCACTTTATTCCTGTCTACATTACAGAAAATCATGTAGGTCACAAGCTTGGTGAATTTTCTCTTACTAGGACCTACAGAGGTCATGTGGACAAGAAAAGTGAGAAAGCTTCAAAGAAAAAATAG
- the rplV gene encoding 50S ribosomal protein L22: MKAFAKARWIGYPVNKVRLVLDLVRNRDVESALSILKFTPNYAARSVEKTLKSAVANLIDKNRDANIDTNDVYISRLFADEGPTMKRIMPRAQGRATKIRKRSSHLFIEVATKN, translated from the coding sequence ATGAAAGCATTTGCTAAAGCAAGATGGATTGGCTATCCTGTGAATAAAGTTCGTCTTGTTCTAGATCTTGTAAGAAATAGAGATGTGGAATCAGCACTGAGCATTTTGAAGTTTACGCCAAATTATGCAGCTAGATCAGTAGAGAAAACTTTAAAGTCAGCAGTAGCAAATCTTATAGACAAAAACAGAGATGCTAATATCGATACAAATGATGTTTATATCTCTAGATTGTTTGCAGATGAAGGTCCTACTATGAAAAGGATCATGCCAAGAGCTCAAGGAAGAGCTACAAAAATCAGAAAAAGATCCAGTCATCTTTTTATAGAAGTAGCAACTAAAAACTAA